Below is a window of Tolypothrix bouteillei VB521301 DNA.
TTTTGACTGTTAAGTTTGCAAGGGCTTTCAACTTATTTAAGAACTGAGAAACTTATAATTTCTCACAATTATTTTGGTCGAATATTACTTTAAATATTACTTTGTAGTTGCGATAAATGAGAAGAATTGCAACTGTGCAAAGAACGGATAAATCCATTCCTTAGGACAGAAGTCTTAAATCAGTAAGTAAATTAATCTAAAAAAAAGGGGGCGCTAGTTAAAATTGCAGAAGCAATTTTTAACAAATAACGATTATTTTCTCTACTTAAAAGTAGGGAAAATAATTAATAAATTCTTTTTTACGAAAACATAATAAAAAACTTTACCATCAAGGGCTTTCTAACTGCAAATATCCACTTTAAGTAGAGAGGCGCAAAAAAACAGAATTAATTATATAACGAAGCCTAAAAAGCTCTTCCCTTCTGCCATCTGCTCTGCCATCTGCCTTGTCATGACGACAATTTTTAATACCGACCTACTTATATATATTATGAATCCAGAGCAACTCAGTCACGAACTGCGATTTGGCGACAGCCCCGACTTAATTCGTCGCCGTTGGATCGTTGGTCTATCTCTAGTAAGCGCTACCATGGGAATCTTGGTCTCGCTTTATCAAACCGGAATTATTCGCCACTTGCCTGACCCACCAATACCATATTTTGACTCAGACCGAGTTGACGCGTCTGAATACGCATACAGTCGGCTTGAGACTCCTGATGGGCTGATGATGGTAACCAATTATGCCATCACAGCTTGGCTAGCCGGAGCCGGTGGTCAAAATCGGGCGCAAGAGAACCCATTATTGCCGATCGCAATGGGTGCTAAACTCCTCTTTGACGCGGTTACCGCACTTGAACTCGCTCGTGAGGAATGGAGCGAGAATCAAGCGTTTTGTGCGTATTGCCAGATTGCAACACTTTGCTCCCTTGCATCAGTTGCGATCGCAGTTCCCGAAGTTTTGAGTGCGATCAATACCCTCACAGGTCAAGGGAAGGATAAA
It encodes the following:
- a CDS encoding vitamin K epoxide reductase family protein; this translates as MTTIFNTDLLIYIMNPEQLSHELRFGDSPDLIRRRWIVGLSLVSATMGILVSLYQTGIIRHLPDPPIPYFDSDRVDASEYAYSRLETPDGLMMVTNYAITAWLAGAGGQNRAQENPLLPIAMGAKLLFDAVTALELAREEWSENQAFCAYCQIATLCSLASVAIAVPEVLSAINTLTGQGKDKV